The following are encoded in a window of Ferribacterium limneticum genomic DNA:
- the ccmC gene encoding heme ABC transporter permease CcmC, translating into MKDRFNLYRFASPATFYPFAGALIPYFVAVSVVFGLAGLWLGMLVAPTDFQQGEGYRIIFIHVPASWMSMFIYLVMAGWAAIGLAFNTRLSGMMAQALAPTGALMAFLSLLTGALWGKPMWGAWWVWDARLTSELILLFLYIGYMALTAAIDDARRADKAGGLLLLVGVVNIPIIYFSVKWWNTLHQGSSVNLAKSSMATTMLWGMLLMAMCFWMYSIAIALMRVRTIMLERERNTDWVKAELLGNSAGGKK; encoded by the coding sequence ATGAAAGATCGTTTCAATCTCTACCGCTTCGCATCACCGGCCACTTTTTATCCGTTCGCCGGCGCGCTGATTCCCTATTTCGTCGCTGTTTCGGTCGTCTTCGGCCTTGCCGGGCTCTGGCTCGGCATGCTCGTCGCACCGACCGACTTCCAGCAGGGTGAGGGTTACCGGATCATTTTTATCCACGTCCCGGCCTCCTGGATGTCGATGTTCATCTATCTGGTCATGGCTGGCTGGGCAGCCATCGGGCTGGCTTTCAACACCCGGCTGTCCGGCATGATGGCCCAGGCCCTGGCGCCGACCGGGGCGCTGATGGCCTTCCTCTCGCTACTCACCGGCGCCCTGTGGGGCAAGCCAATGTGGGGCGCGTGGTGGGTCTGGGATGCGCGCCTGACTTCGGAACTGATCCTGCTCTTCCTCTACATCGGCTACATGGCCCTGACTGCCGCCATCGACGATGCCCGCCGGGCCGACAAGGCCGGTGGCCTGTTGCTGCTGGTCGGCGTCGTCAACATCCCGATCATCTATTTCTCGGTCAAATGGTGGAACACCCTGCACCAGGGCTCCAGTGTCAATCTCGCCAAGTCGTCGATGGCCACCACCATGCTCTGGGGCATGCTGCTCATGGCCATGTGCTTCTGGATGTATTCGATAGCCATCGCACTGATGCGCGTGCGGACCATCATGCTCGAACGCGAGCGAAATACCGACTGGGTCAAGGCTGAGTTGCTGGGCAATTCGGCGGGAGGCAAAAAATGA
- the ccmB gene encoding heme exporter protein CcmB — protein sequence MLKIITAVIGRDLKLAMRRQADIVSALFFFVIVVSLFPLGIGPEPDLLRKLAPGVLWVAALLATMLSLPRLFADDHRDGTLEQLALAPHPLGLVVTGKVIAHWLVSGLPLALIAPVLGIQFDLSTDALIVLTFAILIGTPALSGIGAIGAALTLGLRGGGVLLSLLVLPLYIPVLIFGAGAVDATVAGLGGEGHLSLLAALTFASLGFAPWASAAALKIALE from the coding sequence ATGCTGAAAATCATAACAGCCGTGATCGGCCGCGATCTCAAACTGGCCATGCGCCGCCAAGCCGATATCGTCTCGGCGCTCTTCTTCTTCGTCATCGTGGTCAGCCTGTTCCCGCTCGGTATCGGGCCGGAACCGGATCTGCTGCGCAAGCTGGCCCCCGGCGTGCTATGGGTCGCCGCCCTGCTCGCCACCATGCTGTCGCTACCTCGCCTGTTCGCCGATGACCATCGTGACGGCACACTCGAACAACTGGCATTGGCCCCACATCCCCTTGGGCTGGTCGTTACCGGAAAAGTGATCGCTCACTGGCTGGTCTCCGGACTGCCGCTGGCCCTGATCGCCCCGGTCCTCGGTATCCAGTTCGACCTGTCCACCGATGCCCTGATCGTACTGACTTTCGCCATCCTGATCGGCACTCCGGCGCTGTCCGGCATTGGTGCCATCGGCGCGGCGCTGACCCTGGGCCTGCGTGGCGGCGGCGTGCTGCTCTCGCTGCTCGTGCTGCCACTATATATTCCAGTGCTAATATTCGGCGCTGGAGCAGTGGATGCGACGGTGGCCGGACTCGGGGGAGAAGGTCACCTGTCACTGCTCGCTGCACTTACCTTTGCCTCACTTGGCTTTGCCCCCTGGGCATCGGCCGCTGCCTTGAAGATCGCCCTCGAATGA
- the ccmE gene encoding cytochrome c maturation protein CcmE gives MKSRHKKLALIGGALAIIGIIAALVLNALNSNIALYITPTEVAAGKAPKDKLFRIGGLVKEGSIQRQADGVTIQFVVTDTEKDIPVHYKGILPDLFKEGKGAVAQGKLTTDGNFIATEVLAKHDENYMPPEAAKAVDDAQARAAGKHVSPSSSGDKPKASY, from the coding sequence ATGAAATCCCGTCACAAGAAACTCGCCCTGATCGGCGGCGCGCTGGCCATCATCGGCATCATCGCGGCGCTGGTTTTGAATGCCCTGAACAGCAATATCGCGCTCTACATCACGCCGACCGAAGTCGCTGCCGGCAAGGCGCCCAAGGACAAGCTGTTCCGCATCGGCGGCTTGGTCAAGGAAGGCAGCATCCAGCGTCAGGCTGATGGCGTGACCATCCAGTTCGTCGTCACCGATACCGAAAAAGACATTCCGGTGCACTACAAGGGCATCCTCCCCGACCTCTTCAAGGAAGGCAAAGGCGCTGTAGCTCAAGGCAAGCTGACTACGGACGGCAACTTCATAGCCACCGAAGTGCTGGCCAAGCACGATGAAAACTACATGCCGCCGGAAGCCGCCAAGGCCGTCGACGACGCTCAGGCCCGCGCCGCCGGCAAGCATGTTTCCCCGTCTTCCTCTGGCGACAAGCCGAAAGCGAGCTACTGA
- the napF gene encoding ferredoxin-type protein NapF has product MVDLSRRGFFRGRPRPRAEIRPPWALPEAEFIDRCTRCNDCLKACPTQILVVGDGGYPTVDFSLGECTFCGDCATRCQPKALLRRNTEQAAWPYKAAIGEDCLPRQGVECRVCGDFCDARAIHFAPRLGGSPLPEIEPDKCTGCGACVAPCPVTAISVR; this is encoded by the coding sequence ATGGTCGACCTGTCCCGGCGCGGCTTCTTCCGCGGTCGACCGCGCCCGAGGGCTGAAATTCGCCCGCCCTGGGCGCTCCCGGAAGCGGAATTCATCGACCGCTGCACGCGCTGCAATGACTGCCTCAAAGCCTGCCCGACACAGATTCTGGTCGTCGGTGACGGCGGTTATCCAACCGTTGATTTCAGCCTTGGCGAATGCACCTTCTGCGGCGACTGCGCGACCCGTTGCCAGCCCAAGGCCTTGTTGCGTCGGAATACCGAGCAAGCCGCCTGGCCCTACAAGGCGGCCATCGGCGAAGACTGTTTGCCCCGTCAGGGTGTCGAATGCCGCGTCTGCGGCGACTTCTGCGATGCCCGCGCCATCCATTTTGCGCCGCGCCTGGGTGGCAGCCCGCTGCCTGAGATCGAACCCGACAAATGCACCGGCTGCGGCGCCTGCGTCGCGCCTTGCCCGGTCACTGCAATCAGCGTTCGCTAG
- the ccmA gene encoding cytochrome c biogenesis heme-transporting ATPase CcmA has translation MLEADNLECVRGERRLFAGLGFKLEAGELLYLQGKNGAGKTSLLRMLIGLLPPETGEIRWKGQSIKSDEFRADLCYLGHLNAIKEELTPLENLLAAARLADEELSEDDAIDALEQVGLAGREDLACKYLSQGQKRRVALARLVKEKRPLWILDEPFVALDVAAVDWLASIISGHLQRGGLAVMTTHQLVSIPAGTVRELRLS, from the coding sequence ATGCTTGAAGCTGACAATCTGGAATGCGTGCGCGGCGAGCGCCGCCTGTTCGCAGGCCTCGGCTTCAAGCTGGAGGCCGGGGAATTGCTGTACCTGCAGGGCAAAAACGGCGCCGGAAAAACCAGCCTGCTACGCATGCTGATCGGCCTGTTGCCACCGGAAACCGGTGAAATACGCTGGAAAGGCCAGTCGATCAAGTCCGACGAATTCCGTGCCGACCTCTGCTATCTCGGCCACCTGAACGCCATCAAGGAAGAACTGACGCCGCTGGAAAACCTGCTCGCTGCTGCCCGCCTGGCCGACGAAGAACTATCCGAAGACGATGCCATCGATGCGCTGGAACAGGTCGGCCTGGCTGGCCGAGAGGACCTGGCCTGCAAATATCTTTCGCAAGGACAGAAACGACGCGTCGCGCTGGCCCGGCTGGTCAAGGAAAAACGCCCGCTGTGGATTCTTGACGAACCCTTCGTCGCCCTCGACGTTGCTGCGGTCGACTGGCTGGCGAGCATCATCTCCGGCCACCTGCAACGCGGTGGCCTGGCCGTGATGACAACGCACCAGTTGGTCAGCATTCCTGCCGGCACGGTCCGTGAATTGCGGCTTTCCTGA
- a CDS encoding DsbE family thiol:disulfide interchange protein: MNRYFWILGAFAALVALLAVGLGLNPRDVPSPLVGKPAPAFNLNVLATPEKMLGPKDMQGKAWLLNVWSSWCVSCRAEHPVLVEFSKNANVPLVGLNYKEVRGDGNLDISKMPADEEKKLAFQRANQWLAQHGNPYTLTVMDIDGRVGIDYGVYGVPETYVIDKAGIIRMKHTGPISPDDLSKKIMPLLAELNK, encoded by the coding sequence ATGAATCGTTATTTCTGGATCCTCGGCGCCTTTGCGGCGCTGGTCGCATTGCTCGCCGTCGGCCTCGGACTGAATCCGCGCGATGTTCCGTCACCACTGGTCGGCAAGCCGGCCCCGGCCTTCAACCTCAACGTCCTGGCCACGCCGGAAAAAATGCTCGGGCCCAAGGACATGCAGGGCAAAGCCTGGCTGCTCAACGTCTGGTCCTCGTGGTGTGTCTCCTGCCGCGCTGAGCACCCGGTGCTCGTCGAGTTTTCGAAGAACGCCAACGTGCCACTGGTCGGGCTAAATTACAAGGAAGTGCGCGGCGACGGCAATTTAGACATCAGCAAGATGCCGGCCGATGAAGAAAAGAAACTGGCCTTCCAGCGCGCCAACCAGTGGCTGGCCCAGCACGGCAACCCGTACACACTGACCGTCATGGACATCGACGGCCGCGTCGGTATCGATTACGGCGTCTATGGCGTGCCGGAAACCTACGTCATCGACAAGGCCGGGATCATCCGCATGAAGCACACCGGGCCGATCTCGCCGGACGATCTGAGCAAGAAGATCATGCCGTTGCTCGCCGAGTTGAACAAATGA
- a CDS encoding cytochrome c-type biogenesis protein — protein sequence MKRRLLIALFIFGSFFGSTVAFADAATEAATAADPVAEKRLQKLSEELRCLVCQNQTIADSNAELAQDLRREVRTMIKDGKTDKEIVDFMVVRYGDFVLYRPPVKGITLLLWGGPVALMLLGLFILQRYLRRRATRINAEDQPLSADETSRADAMLKEIDQK from the coding sequence ATGAAGCGCCGCCTGCTGATTGCGCTTTTCATTTTTGGCTCTTTTTTCGGGTCGACCGTAGCATTCGCCGATGCGGCGACTGAAGCGGCCACGGCCGCCGATCCGGTGGCTGAAAAGCGCCTGCAGAAGCTTTCCGAGGAACTGCGCTGCCTGGTTTGCCAGAACCAGACCATCGCCGACTCCAATGCCGAACTGGCCCAGGATCTGCGCCGCGAAGTCCGGACCATGATCAAGGATGGCAAGACCGACAAGGAAATCGTCGATTTCATGGTCGTCCGCTATGGCGATTTCGTCCTCTACCGGCCGCCTGTCAAGGGAATCACGCTGCTCCTCTGGGGCGGACCTGTCGCCCTCATGCTGCTCGGTCTGTTCATCCTGCAGCGCTATCTGCGCCGTCGCGCCACCCGCATCAATGCCGAAGACCAGCCGCTGTCGGCTGACGAAACCAGCCGCGCCGACGCGATGCTCAAGGAAATCGACCAGAAATGA
- a CDS encoding heme lyase CcmF/NrfE family subunit, which produces MIPELGHFALILAALVALILGTLPLIGAHQNRMAWVAVARPAASAMALLVTFSFACLTQAFVTNDFSVVYVAQHSNSLLPLQYRVAAVWGGHEGSLLLWMLMLTWWAFGVAMLSKQLPETMVARVLGTLGLVAFGFMLFILITSSPFERLLPAAAEGRDLNPLLQDFGLVIHPPLLYMGYVGFSVAFAFAIAALLSGQLDAAWARWSRPWTMAAWCFLTLGIAMGSWWAYYELGWGGWWFWDPVENASFMPWLVGTALIHSLAVTEKRGSFKNWTVLLAISAFSLSLLGTFLVRSGVLTSVHAFATDPRRGIFILIFLVAVIGTSLALFAWRAPKVGLGGRFALVSRESLLLTNNVLLVVACATVLLGTLYPLLIDALGVGKISVGPPYFNAVFVPVMAPVLFLMGVAPFARWKDASIPEITRTVRLAMVAAAVVAIALPLIYGHWTALTALGILLAAWVVFTTLTAFVQRVQHTRAGQSFLSTALKQPRSFVGMCVAHFGIAVFVVGVTMVNSFQDEKDIKMAPGDTVDVAGYSFKFNGVKEVQGPNYVAAQGDFDLTVDGKFRLKMKPEKRNYASSGMPMTEAAIDAGFLRDVYVSLGEPIERDKPEAEWAVRVYYKPFVDWIWGGCVLMALGGLLAMLDRRYRAKSRTSATVTTPAGSQHA; this is translated from the coding sequence ATGATTCCCGAACTCGGCCATTTCGCCCTGATCCTTGCCGCGCTGGTCGCCCTGATCCTCGGCACCCTGCCGCTGATCGGCGCTCACCAGAACCGCATGGCCTGGGTTGCCGTCGCCCGGCCGGCTGCCTCGGCCATGGCGCTGCTCGTCACCTTCTCCTTCGCCTGCCTGACGCAGGCCTTCGTGACCAATGACTTCTCCGTGGTCTATGTCGCCCAGCATTCCAATTCGCTGCTGCCGCTGCAATATCGCGTCGCCGCCGTCTGGGGCGGCCATGAGGGTTCGCTGTTGCTGTGGATGCTGATGCTGACCTGGTGGGCCTTTGGCGTCGCCATGCTATCGAAGCAACTGCCGGAAACGATGGTCGCCCGCGTCCTCGGCACGCTCGGTCTCGTCGCTTTCGGTTTCATGCTGTTCATCCTGATCACTTCCAGTCCGTTCGAGCGCCTGCTGCCGGCAGCGGCCGAAGGGCGTGACCTCAACCCGCTCCTGCAGGACTTCGGGCTGGTCATTCACCCGCCGCTGCTCTACATGGGCTACGTCGGTTTCTCGGTCGCTTTCGCCTTCGCCATCGCAGCGCTGCTTTCCGGCCAGTTAGACGCCGCCTGGGCGCGCTGGTCACGGCCGTGGACGATGGCTGCCTGGTGCTTCCTTACACTCGGTATCGCCATGGGTTCGTGGTGGGCTTATTACGAATTGGGCTGGGGCGGCTGGTGGTTCTGGGACCCGGTCGAGAACGCCTCGTTCATGCCCTGGCTGGTTGGCACGGCGCTCATTCATTCGCTGGCCGTCACCGAAAAGCGCGGCAGCTTCAAGAACTGGACGGTGCTACTGGCCATTTCGGCCTTCTCGCTGTCGCTGCTCGGCACCTTCCTCGTTCGTTCCGGCGTGCTGACCTCGGTCCATGCCTTCGCCACCGATCCACGGCGCGGCATTTTCATCCTGATCTTCCTCGTCGCCGTCATCGGCACCTCGCTCGCCCTGTTCGCCTGGCGCGCCCCGAAGGTCGGGTTGGGCGGCCGTTTTGCCTTGGTTTCGCGCGAATCGCTGCTGCTCACCAACAACGTGCTGCTTGTCGTTGCCTGCGCCACCGTGCTGCTCGGCACGCTCTACCCGCTGCTTATTGACGCGCTCGGTGTCGGCAAGATTTCGGTCGGGCCACCGTACTTCAATGCCGTTTTCGTGCCGGTCATGGCGCCGGTGCTGTTCCTCATGGGCGTCGCTCCCTTCGCCCGCTGGAAGGACGCATCGATCCCGGAAATCACCCGGACCGTGCGTTTGGCCATGGTCGCCGCTGCCGTTGTCGCCATCGCGCTGCCGCTGATCTATGGCCACTGGACCGCGCTGACCGCACTCGGCATTCTGCTTGCCGCCTGGGTTGTCTTTACGACGCTGACCGCTTTTGTCCAACGCGTCCAGCACACCCGCGCCGGCCAGTCTTTCCTGAGTACCGCACTCAAGCAGCCACGCAGCTTTGTCGGCATGTGCGTCGCCCACTTCGGCATTGCCGTTTTTGTCGTCGGGGTGACCATGGTCAACAGCTTCCAGGATGAAAAAGACATCAAGATGGCGCCCGGCGATACCGTCGATGTCGCCGGCTACAGCTTCAAGTTCAATGGCGTCAAGGAAGTTCAGGGGCCGAACTACGTCGCAGCGCAGGGCGACTTCGATCTCACGGTCGACGGGAAATTTCGCCTGAAAATGAAACCCGAAAAACGCAACTACGCGTCGTCCGGCATGCCGATGACCGAAGCCGCCATCGACGCCGGTTTCCTGCGCGACGTCTATGTCTCGCTCGGCGAACCGATCGAACGCGACAAGCCGGAAGCCGAATGGGCCGTGCGCGTCTATTACAAACCCTTCGTCGACTGGATCTGGGGCGGCTGCGTGCTGATGGCGCTGGGCGGTCTGCTCGCCATGCTCGACCGTCGTTACCGCGCCAAGTCCCGCACTTCGGCCACCGTTACCACCCCGGCAGGAAGCCAACACGCATGA
- the ccmD gene encoding heme exporter protein CcmD, whose product MIHWNSFSDFIAMGGYGFYVWGSFGATVLIMAIEPIVVSRNRKTTIARLKRQLRAETRNTAE is encoded by the coding sequence ATGATCCACTGGAACAGTTTTTCCGACTTTATCGCCATGGGCGGATATGGTTTTTACGTCTGGGGCTCGTTCGGTGCCACCGTTCTGATCATGGCGATTGAACCGATCGTCGTCTCCCGCAATCGAAAGACCACCATCGCTCGCCTCAAGCGCCAGTTGCGCGCCGAAACAAGGAACACCGCAGAATGA
- a CDS encoding cytochrome b/b6 domain-containing protein, whose protein sequence is MLSTKSLRPLLGGLLLVTAALFSGAGGATPAAGDKLDNATCLSCHDGKKGKLEVDGADGEKRALLAVRHDAFGKSVHAKMECIGCHIDIKDNRAPHGKSGAAAKVDCVQCHTELWANTQKAGKAAEKPRLGLIVENIEAHKKSFHGRANEDDPSRINAACDQCHDTHSFSIPAKDSPDYAEWRLTTPKVCGNSCHEEQLEEYAASAHGAAVLDKGDAKAAVCVDCHTSHAIGATAASPVRLAITERCGTCHEANLKSYRATYHGQVGALGHAYTAKCFDCHGSHGILKADNEESSIHPNNLLETCQKCHTDKKPGMRTATAGFVSFGPHAHGGDFKKYPEMWIATKFMVGLLIFVFAFFWAHSGLWYYREWKDRKEGKRAVHLKTEGLNLDERKHFQRFPWGWRIAHLVFALVTMTLVLTGTSALFAESSWAPVVSNALGGPKMLGLIHRIAAALFIGIFVIHFIYVMQKLLRDRKFRWFGPDSLIPNWKDFADCIGMFKWFFGKGPRPQFDRWAYYEKFDYWAVFWGVNVIGWSGLMLAFPHVTATYLPGWVFNVGTLVHGEEAFLAAVFLFTVHFFNNHFRPDKLPPPDIVMFTGTQSIEEFRHDHPAQYQRLVDAGELEKHLVNAPSAPMARSSKILGLVLIAAGLTLLALVTIGFFGG, encoded by the coding sequence ATGCTTAGTACCAAATCCCTCCGTCCGCTGCTTGGCGGACTTCTCCTCGTGACCGCTGCCCTGTTTTCAGGGGCGGGGGGCGCCACGCCGGCAGCTGGTGACAAACTTGACAATGCCACTTGTCTTTCCTGCCATGACGGCAAGAAAGGCAAGCTGGAAGTCGATGGCGCAGACGGCGAGAAACGCGCGTTGCTGGCGGTTCGCCACGATGCTTTCGGCAAGAGCGTGCATGCAAAAATGGAATGTATCGGCTGCCACATCGACATCAAGGACAACAGGGCGCCGCACGGAAAAAGCGGGGCGGCGGCAAAAGTTGACTGCGTCCAGTGTCACACCGAGCTCTGGGCAAATACCCAGAAAGCTGGCAAGGCTGCCGAAAAGCCGCGCCTGGGTCTGATCGTAGAAAATATTGAAGCCCACAAGAAATCCTTTCATGGCCGAGCCAACGAGGATGACCCGTCGCGAATCAACGCTGCCTGCGACCAGTGCCACGATACGCATAGCTTCAGTATCCCCGCGAAGGACAGCCCGGACTATGCCGAATGGCGACTGACCACCCCCAAGGTCTGCGGCAATAGCTGCCACGAGGAGCAACTCGAAGAATATGCAGCCTCGGCACATGGGGCAGCGGTACTGGACAAGGGGGACGCCAAGGCTGCTGTCTGCGTCGATTGCCATACCAGCCACGCCATCGGGGCCACTGCAGCATCTCCAGTCAGGCTGGCAATTACCGAGCGTTGCGGCACCTGCCACGAAGCAAACCTGAAGAGCTACCGGGCGACCTATCACGGCCAGGTTGGTGCGCTGGGGCATGCCTACACGGCGAAGTGTTTTGACTGTCATGGCAGCCACGGCATTCTCAAGGCTGACAACGAGGAATCGTCCATTCACCCGAACAATCTGCTGGAGACCTGCCAGAAGTGCCATACCGACAAGAAGCCGGGCATGCGCACGGCGACCGCGGGCTTCGTATCATTTGGCCCGCATGCCCACGGCGGCGATTTCAAGAAGTATCCCGAAATGTGGATCGCCACCAAGTTCATGGTTGGCCTGCTGATTTTCGTCTTTGCCTTCTTCTGGGCGCACTCCGGTCTCTGGTATTACCGTGAGTGGAAGGATCGCAAGGAAGGTAAACGGGCGGTTCACCTCAAGACGGAAGGTCTGAACCTGGACGAACGAAAGCACTTCCAGCGCTTCCCGTGGGGATGGCGCATTGCCCACCTGGTCTTTGCGCTGGTCACCATGACGCTGGTGCTCACCGGCACCTCAGCGCTCTTTGCCGAGAGCAGTTGGGCCCCGGTAGTTTCGAACGCGCTCGGCGGTCCGAAGATGCTCGGTCTTATCCACCGCATCGCGGCGGCTTTGTTCATCGGCATCTTCGTCATCCACTTTATCTACGTCATGCAAAAGCTGTTGCGCGACAGGAAATTCCGCTGGTTCGGCCCGGATTCGCTGATTCCGAACTGGAAGGATTTCGCCGATTGCATAGGCATGTTCAAGTGGTTCTTCGGTAAGGGGCCGCGGCCGCAGTTCGACCGCTGGGCTTATTACGAGAAATTCGATTACTGGGCTGTCTTCTGGGGTGTCAATGTGATTGGCTGGAGCGGACTGATGCTGGCCTTCCCACATGTGACCGCGACTTACCTGCCGGGCTGGGTGTTCAACGTCGGCACTCTGGTCCATGGTGAAGAAGCCTTCCTGGCGGCCGTCTTCCTCTTTACGGTCCATTTCTTCAACAATCACTTCCGCCCGGACAAGCTGCCTCCCCCGGACATCGTCATGTTCACCGGCACGCAGTCGATCGAGGAATTCCGTCATGACCACCCGGCCCAGTATCAGCGCCTGGTCGATGCTGGCGAACTGGAGAAACATCTGGTCAATGCGCCTTCTGCCCCGATGGCGAGAAGCTCGAAAATTCTCGGTCTGGTTCTGATTGCTGCAGGCCTGACACTGCTGGCGCTGGTTACGATCGGATTCTTCGGCGGTTAA
- the ccmI gene encoding c-type cytochrome biogenesis protein CcmI yields the protein MNQFALFAVLLIVVVSAFILPPLWLGLRSTSKADRKEANLAIFRDQLAELAREKAEGSLAEADFDQARHELQRRLLEEVEPATAGGAAPAATHGPSRKMAIVILVLLPILGLLGYGILGNPKALDPVQTAAPQQMTPEKINEMVTSLAEKLKANPDNIQGWLMLARSYKSMGRYDEAVEAYAKAEKAINDDPDQLASYAETIAMANGKGITGKAVQLVERALKIDPNHGHSLFLAGAAAMEAGDNKKGIAYWEALLPQVEPGSDIDRMLRSGLDKMKAGK from the coding sequence ATGAACCAGTTCGCCCTATTTGCCGTTCTCTTGATCGTAGTCGTTTCCGCCTTCATCCTGCCGCCGCTGTGGCTCGGCCTGCGCTCGACGAGCAAGGCCGACCGCAAGGAAGCCAACCTCGCCATCTTCCGTGACCAATTGGCCGAACTGGCTCGCGAAAAAGCTGAAGGATCGCTCGCCGAGGCCGATTTCGACCAGGCCAGACATGAGCTGCAACGCCGCCTGCTCGAAGAGGTCGAGCCAGCCACCGCCGGTGGCGCCGCCCCGGCGGCCACACATGGCCCGAGCCGCAAGATGGCTATCGTCATCCTGGTCCTGCTGCCCATCCTCGGCCTGCTCGGCTACGGCATCCTCGGCAACCCGAAGGCGCTCGATCCGGTGCAAACCGCCGCGCCGCAGCAAATGACGCCGGAAAAGATCAATGAAATGGTCACCAGCCTGGCCGAGAAGCTCAAAGCCAACCCGGACAACATTCAGGGCTGGCTCATGCTCGCCCGCTCGTACAAATCGATGGGGCGTTACGACGAAGCCGTCGAGGCCTACGCCAAGGCCGAGAAAGCCATCAACGACGATCCCGACCAGCTCGCCAGCTACGCCGAAACCATCGCCATGGCCAACGGCAAAGGCATCACCGGCAAGGCCGTCCAGCTCGTCGAACGGGCCCTCAAAATCGACCCGAATCACGGCCACAGCCTCTTCCTGGCCGGTGCTGCCGCCATGGAGGCGGGCGACAACAAGAAGGGCATTGCCTATTGGGAAGCCCTGCTGCCGCAGGTCGAGCCGGGCTCCGACATTGACCGGATGCTGCGTAGCGGCCTCGACAAAATGAAGGCCGGCAAGTAG